The Chitinophaga caeni genome segment AATTTATCAGCCTACCTGTTTAAAGCCGGTCAGCACAAAGTGTTTAATTTTTACAAGAAGCTACAACAGGATAAAGCAAAATTGCAGGACTTTAAAGTATATGCCGAAGCGCATTATTCGCATGTTGAGGAAGCCTTGCATTACGAGGAGAGCCGGGATATTTTACAGCAGGTATTAGACAAATTGCCCCAACAGCAAAGGAAAGTCTACGAGATGATCCGCATCGAAGGCCGTAGTTATAAGGATGCGGCAGCGCAATTGGGATTATCAACTTATACTGTAAAAGAATACCTCGTATATGCCAATAAGAAAATCAGGAATTATTTTGATAATAACTTGGATGTCTTGGTATTGTTAGTAATGTTATTTGAAATCCGGAAGTTTTAATAAAATTTTTTATCCCGATCCCCCCATTTATTTTTTTTAATTGTCTTATTTATAGAATGGAACAAAAGG includes the following:
- a CDS encoding RNA polymerase sigma factor; its protein translation is MTVLPLNNEASILQELQAGSADAFTSIYHHYSPIIYVAVLKMVKDPTTAQEIVQDVFSTIWRKHNSLEINNLSAYLFKAGQHKVFNFYKKLQQDKAKLQDFKVYAEAHYSHVEEALHYEESRDILQQVLDKLPQQQRKVYEMIRIEGRSYKDAAAQLGLSTYTVKEYLVYANKKIRNYFDNNLDVLVLLVMLFEIRKF